From the genome of Dermochelys coriacea isolate rDerCor1 chromosome 1, rDerCor1.pri.v4, whole genome shotgun sequence:
GCAGGCATAGTTTTCGCAGCAAGATCATCTGATGTGTTCGTTCAGGGTCATCTTCGGCATCCTTACCATAGAAAAGCACGTGTTAGTTACAAGTACATTCCTTTACTAGGTTTTATTGTATTGGCCTCATAAAGCAACAGTACTTCTGCCCAATTCTAACTGTCGGGGGGAAAAGTAATGCAGCAAAATATAGTGGAAACAACTGTAACACATATTTACAAGTTTTGAAGACTTAAAATCAGTTTACAAATGGTTAttgtattgaaaagaaaatgattttccctaaaaatttaatacaaaaaggaaattaagttTCATAATAGGATATTTCCCTAAGTGTAGACTGGTTGCCATCTTCACATTTTGCCTGTGTCCAGTTAAAGCAGTCCATGTTTTCCAaccatatttaatgtatttaatgtatttctttCAGGTAGATTTGTCCTGCAAATTCACATTCCGATCTCAAGCAGTGTAGAAGCCAGCTTCTAGTTGAAGGAGTTTGGAAGAAACTACTCCTGTGAGCATGCTATTCTTTAGATGTCCACTACATGGTTTGATACCTCCTCTGATGAATCTGGTACTAAACACTGTCCGAGACAGGACTCTGGACTTGGTGGGGGCAATTCTCATATTCCcaaccatggggaaaaaaatccattcatgGTGATAGTCAAGTCACCAGTCAAGTGAACTGTAACTGAGCAGCAACAGCAAGTGAGACTGGGAAGCACTAATGTCTCCTATTGTTGTGTAGAAACAGCTTTTTGGAGGCCTGTTCTGGGGTACAAGAGCGCATTTTACCTCTCTGACATCAACCATCCATCCTCCATCAACAAATAGCAAGACATTGTACATTTTCTCTTTCACATCAGCTGTTACAGCATCCAAGAGACCTTTCCAAATACCATAATCCATCTGAAGGAGAAAAACAGAGTAAACAGAATATCCAAGGCCTATTTTAGCAGAACAGATATTTTAATCTGACGTATAGACATTGACAGATCTAATtctaaataaaaatcttaaattttagCTGTTGGCTGAAATGCCAGCTGCTAATAGACATTGTCATGCATGCTTAATTACCTACATAAAGAGAGTTAAACAGATAGTTTCGAAGCAGGCACAGCCATAAGAGGAAGATGATAATATTTTGACAACTTATTTTACCATATCTCCAGAACAAGATTGCTGGTTTCAATTAAACTACCTACAGTATATTTTGTACTTGCCAACATGTGAAGTCTATAAAGAGGGTCTTTTGGTGAGAAAAACTTGCAACATCTTTTATAAGAGGAGATAAGTGGGTAGTAAAATACAATAGATCATCACACAAAACAGCATTCTCCCTCACTTTCCAGTGAAGATTTATTAGCAGAATGTAGTAGTGAGGTCTCATATTACTAAGActgaatatttttacaaaattttaCAATAGAATATTTACTAGTATGTTATGATGTACTATAAAGAAAGATTAAATACAGTTGTAAAATATAGGAGCGCTTTATATAAATACAGGAGTTCTTTactatttttgattttttaattcattttcagtATTCAAAATTCAGTAATTCACAAAATGGATCTCCTTATCAATGTGAATTAGTACATTTCTACTGTATTAGAAGTGGACTGTCCCTCCGAAACAGCGACTATTGGAATGTAGAGTATTTGTGTAAtaatttttacatttcaaaatactTTGTCGACAGACTTTGAGACTAACATCTACACATTCTGTGTACCTCGTACTTCTTCTCTTTATGTTCATGGGCCACTCTCTCAGTGAAGCTTGCTTGTGGCAGCAAAGTAGGCTTCTGTGGAGCTGAGTTCATGTGTTTAAACCACTCATTGAACGTTTCATGGGCTTCCTAAATTGcattggaaaaaaacatttgctaAAGATTGCTACTCAGACTTTGATCTGTGAATTGCTGAAGTTACACTGATTGCCTTGTTAAGTTTACACAATAGAAGAATTTAGCACATCTTGCTTCTCCCAAGTTACTCAAGAGTCAACATTTGTCAACAGTGCAGAAAAACAGCACCACTTTGTAACATTTCTACTACAGTGCACATTTGCTCAAATATGTACATGCTTCTCTAGATCCATTTCCAATCCTAAAATAAGAGGCGAAAATTATAGTTACCCATAAGTGATTTCAAGTACCCAGCATTTAGTGTATTTGATTCTCACCAGGTATGCTCTGATACATAAATGTTCTCTTATAGCATTGTCATCTTCAGCTGGCAGCGGACTATCCATTCCTTGTTCCTCCCATTGATTGTATATTTCTGCTATGGAATCTTGTGGAATCTTCACAAACACATCTTTTGCTGCTTCATGTTTCTTGGATGCTGTGACAATGCAATTTAGAATTTCAGTACTTTTATAATGTTACATAATTGGTTAATGCTGGTGACAAACTTATGATACAATTTTGCTATAATTTCAAGATGGAGGATACTTGGCCCTCTTCACTGTCCTAGTGATGCTCTTTAATGAGCTCTATGATTTTAGCCCAAATCTAACATTCTTAGATTCCTGAGACTAACTGTCAATGAGACAGTGTTAAAATCTACTAcccaaataaaatatgtaaagtGATAATACCCAAGAACTTCCTCATTATAGCATTGCTTTGCTTAAGTGCTTCAGCCCTCTGTCCAGGATCAAATACCAGCCAGTCAATCACATCAATCTTCAAGCGATCTTCCTGTAAAAGCACACTTATTAGACTTAAGATCTTTTTCAAGGATAAAGCAAACGTTAAATACACTTGGTTCTGGACATTAAATAGCGTTCTACGAAGTCTCCAGACAGCATTACGGGATGCTTATGGTAGACTGGTTTAACCAAGTTTTACTACCAAAAACATTTGGGAAAAACATTCTCTGgtatcctaaaaagaaaaggtgccacaagtactccttttctttttgcgaatacagactaacacggctgctactctgaaatctggtatCCTAGTTCCACCCAAAATCTATTCCAGTCAAAGTTTCAGTTAATTACTATCCACCGGACAAGCTGCTGATTTGCACTTCAAAATCTTGCCCTCTATTTCTTTAGAAGTTAACAGTTTCTTGGACAGACTGAAATAGTACATATTTGCCAAATGGTTCCTCTAGTTCCACTTGGCCAGTTGCTCGCATACCATACTTTGAGAAAGCGAGTTCATGGCTAATTACAGAATTGTGATCACCAAAGTACTGCATAGCTGCTGTTGAGTGGTGTTGACAAGGAACCTAAGACAAGAGGCAATTTTCATTTTCCCCTTTAATTTAGATATGCCAGTCAGTCATGTGCTAAAGCGAAGGTCAGATCAAAAACTTGCTCTTGAGATGGAGAAGACAGACTGAACAAATGCACACTGTTACATCAGGGTGAAGATTTAGTTTTCCAAATTTATAAAAAACTCTTCACCACTTTCACATCCTTGCCAGAGGTGTGTTACTGATTTAATCTCCATTTACTATTTACTCTCTGAAGAGTGGATATACTCAACATACTGCAGACATGAAAGATCAAGATATGCAAAAACCAAACCCACAATATGAATTCACTTGTTTCACCTCTttgcccatccccccccccccacaaagtaAGTGTCACTCTCTTGCACATGCTTTCTGCatttgtttgaaaacaaaaatatggaCACTATCGGTAAAGAGAGTCTTGTTCATGAATACTGCACACTGGAATTTTTGTATTGCTGGCTGAAATCTGTACATAGACATTTACCTCTGTTGTGCCAGCATCTAGTGCAAGGTCATGGTGAGTGAACTCGCCAGTATCTTTCTTGCGAATGTTTTCAACAACAGTTTTTGTTATGGTTGCAACATCCAGACCTAAGTTTAAGATAAAATTATATACCAATATTTAATCAATTTTTATAGGAAGTGTATTGATCATTTTATTTTAGCGACTGTCATTCTTATATGACTGTGCTCATTGCAAGGCTGACCCGTATGATCTTGAAATGCAAAACTGACCATCAGCATTAAGGAGAATGACAATtgagtttttaaagaaaaaaaaatcatgaacagTGGGAAGGGACAGTAAAACAATTAAAGTTTAAGTATGCTTCTCAGTCTGTGTAGTAGGACTGATATATAGGCACATTTTTTAAGACCCAACTATTCCCAGAACCCTGGACTAAACGAGGCAACACAACTGATATAATAGTCTAGACTAAGGGAACTTCACAGCAGTGCTTTCTTATTAGTAACTTGTTTGGGAAGAGATGTTACCTTCACTAAGTTGTCTCTGGAATAAAAATGCTAAAGAAAAAATAGACACCCTTCCAATTATGAATATAAAGGAAGTATACTTATATTGCTATATTGTCTTGTTTTCTAAATAAGATGCActgtttcaggaaaaaaacaaaaaggtggCAGAATATTTCCTGGATGAAAGGGTATTTATAAGccagagatgcatccgatgaagtgagctgtagctcacgaaagcttatgctctaataaatttgttagtctctaaggtgccacaagtactccttttctataagccAGAGGCCATGCATAAAAGCTGCATTGACCAACAGCTTAGACAGCACTACAGTAAAGATACTTCTACGCAAGAGATTCCAGTTTGAACGTGACAGCAGGGCCCCTCCCAGGCAAGAAGCAAAGCTGGTCATTTAGCTGGAGTTCTTTGTTCAgtagggagaagaggaagggaaaagTTGTACGCTAATTTTACAACCACAATGGATGATCAGAAAGCCACACTGTAAGCAGGATGGGAGATGGACAGCAagcttcacagctctgccaaatccTCGAGTCATTATATGGGTCTGACAAAAGTCTTTGTTGCATACTCCTTAATTCAGGCCTGTGTAGGAATCGCGAAAGCCTTGGCCAACTCATTGCAAAAATAAGGATATCATGGATCAGTCAGGCAGTTAACTTGACATTTGTTTCCTGTCTGGTTCGGAAGTGactgtatgttaaaaaaaaaaaaatgtagcaagTTAATTTAGACAGAAAAATTCAATTCCAGGAAACAACTATAAAGATAGACTGATCCTCCTGAAACATAGGCCAGTCCGAAAAATGTAACTgtttacaaaaatgtaaattttgtaaaaagaaaaggagtacttgtggcaccttagagactaacaaatttattagagcataagctttcgtgagctacagctcacttcatcggatgcagctcacgaaagcttatgctctaataaatttgttagtctctaaggtgccacaagtactccttttctttttgcgaatacagactaacacggctgctactctgaaacgtgtaaaTTTTGTGTAATTGAAAATAGTAAAAACTACCCAACAACATTTGTGTAGCTGGGATCAGTAATAATGGAATTAATGTTTCTGAAAGGTAACATCATCAGGCAGAAAAAGCTTATAAGGCTAACATCAGCATTTCTTACCTGCTTCCTTTGCTAGTTCAAGGCAGTGGTGCCGTTGCTCAGTTTCAGTGACATCTTCCAAAAATATAGCATATTGAGCAACAGCTAGCTCCTGAGGTAAATGGCTGACATAAAATGCTATTAGATCTGTGTGCTTCTCACTTATCAACCGCTGCAGAATAAAAATAAGTATTAAATATAATGGTAATGAATATGCTTCTGTACAGAACACATTCTATATTCCCTGTTTATATTTTTTACATATATACACCCCCACCATGATGAGTATCAGAATGATGAACACCAAATTTCTAAAAAACAAGATCTGACAAAAAGATTCCATTGAATCTTCATTTACAAGCAGGGGTCTGTCAAACTGGTtctcacttaggccttgtctacactatgggggtatgtcaacctaagttacgcaactccagctacgtgaataaggtagctggagttgacatagcttaggtcgacttactgcggtgtctgcACTGCATTGGGtcaacgggagacactctcctattcatttaccttatgcttctcgttccgGTGGAATACCGGAGTCCACAGGAGAAcgatctgcggtcgatttagcaggtgGCTCGATCGACACAGCATCAATTGCCGTTAACCATAGACATGCTCCTAGACATTGCTAACACAAGCTCTGGTATGTGCAAGTGAGTTCCTGTGCATCTAGTAGGATGCATCAAATACTTTTCTTAGCTCTCCCTTAAGCATTTCCATTCGTTGCATTAAAATATGTTACAGTAACTAAAGTTTCCTTTTATTCCCTCACCCCTAACCGTAGCTGAGCAGGGCAGAAAAGCCCCTATCCTTTTGAAAGCTTACCTGAATATAGGTCTTTAAGATTTCAACAGAGACTTCCTCCTTAATgggaaagagagattttaaattttaagtaaAACAACAGCAAAAGCAACTATACATCTCTTTTTGCCATTTTTCCCATTGCACTCATAAGATTGCCACAGTTAGATCCAGACACAGAGCTAGCTGAATATCACTGCTTCAGTAATTTACTCACTGCAAGCAAGCTCTGGTGGTGGACCCATTTCTATGATCTGCTCTTGGAGGCTGGTGGTCCCCTGGTCCCAATGAGGTTTTGAAAATGCTCTGGGGATTTTAGTGCTTAGCCATAGACAcagtccaggaagactgaagcgttctcccactggcttttgtgtgttgccattcctgatgtccaatttatgtccatttacctcctacaggacaggccacacaaggaaaacaaacagatcaccactggccatcacatacagccctcAGCTAatacctctccagcacatcatcaatgatctacaacctatcctggaaaacgatccctcacctCTCACAGacattgggagacaggccagtcctcacttacagacagccccccaacctgaagcaaatactcaccagcaactacacaccacaccacagaaacactaacccaggaaccaatccctgtagcaaaccttgttgccttctctgtccccgtatctactctagtgacatcatcataggacccaacgacatcagccacaccatcagaggctcattcaccggcatgtctactaatgttatatatgccatcatgtgccagcaatgcccctctgccatgtacattggccaaaccggacagtccctacgtaagagaataaatggacacaaattggacatcaggaatggtaacacacaaaagccagcagcagaacacttcaatcttcctgcacattctataatagatttgaaagtagctatacttgaacaaaaaaaaaaaaaaccccaaacaaacttAAGAAAcagccttcaaagagaaacagtggaactaaaattcatttgcaaatttaacaccattaatttgggcttgaatagggactgggagcggttggctcattacaaaagcagctttgcctctcctggaattgacacctcctcatctattgttgggagtgggctacatccaccctgattgagttggccctgtcaacactggttctccacttgtgaggtaacttccttctcttcatgtgtcagtatatttatgtctgcatctgtaactttcactccatgcatctgaagtggggtttttacccacgaaagcttatgctcaaataaatctgttagtctttaaggtgccacgggactccttgtttttatggatacagactaacacagctatcccctgatacttgacagcAGTCTGGTTTCTGACCTTTGACTGACCGTACTGCTATTGATGGCTGATCTCATCCTGCTGACTGACTAGGCTAAAGCTCAGAGGGGTAGCTAtgttcgtctgtatccacaaaaacaacgaggagtccagtggcaccttaaagactaaagcTAAAGTGGTAAATGTGGATTTTATTCAATATCAGTAGTTTTGGATACTGCTGATTGAGGTTTTGACATCTCCAGTATTCTCAACCCAAAAAAAAGTTCagaagggccctaccaaattcacagccatgaaaaacgtgtcacagaccatgaaatctggtcttgtgtgcgcTTTAACCTATACTAGAGAgatcacaggggagaccagcattcctcaaattgggggtcctgacccataagaaagttgcggggggggggggagttgcaaggttattttgggggggggtcatggtattgccacccctacttctgcgctgccttcagagctgggcagctggagagtggcggctgttggccaccagaagtaagggtggcaataccataccaggacctccttacttctgctctgctgctggcagtggctcagctgctggccgggagcccagctctgaaggcaaccgcccctctccagctgcccaactctgaaggcagcaccaccacagTAAGGGTAGTGGTACCGCAATCTtgccctacaataaccttgcgacaccctcaactcctttttgggtcaggacccctacaaacACACCACCATGACATTTATAAACAGCtagaatcatgaaatttacaatttttaaaatcccacaactgtgaaattgaccaaattggaccatgaatttggtagggcctagTTACGAGTCATGCTCCCCCAAgtattaagatttaaaaaaaaaaaaattaaaaaattgagtTTTTATGGATTTTGACCGTTTGGGATATACACTCATGTCACATTTGCAAACTTTCCTCTAAACCATGAAATGAGAATCTCGTGCTAAAaacatgcctccaggagctgcagctttaaaaaaaaaaaatcacaagagtttgCAAAACTGCATCTTCTTTTTGGGATTCAGTGAGGGTTGATGGAGTGGCCCTTAATCAAGTTCACTCTTTCCCCTCAGAATGTAGTATTCAACTACTCATTTTTCCTCCTAATGTACTAATGTGAAGTTGCCCCTGCAGTAACTATAGCAGGTTGATACCTAGTTCAGTGCAGTTTTAGATCTGTTTTTACTACTTTCCCAGTGTCTGGCTGAGAAAGACTTAGCTGAATGCAAACTGGCTTTGACTGAAATCCTGACAAGATTAAAGGGATGATTGTAGTTATGAGAAAACATCTAACAGAATGGGATGAAATGGCATCTACGTCAGTTACATGACTGTCTTTTGCCAAAATGGTTTGTAGTCTGGGGTTTCTACATTTGCAGGCAGCAGTTCACGGTGCCTTTTATTATCTGTGACTGCATATGACTGTCAGAGAACAATTGATGTCTATGTTCACTGAAATtaggacaagaagtcatgggtttaatctgcagcaagggagatttaggttacatattaggaaaaactttctaactaaaagTGTAGTTGAAttgtggaataggcttccaagggacattgtggaatccctgtcactggaggattttaagaacaggatggCCCAACACccgtcaggaatggtctaggtttacttggcccttcTTCAAAACAGgcggctggacttgatgacttttgaatccctcccagccctacatttctatgattctatgaggctaCAACTGCTCCTTTCTTAGTCAGTCCATATCTGTCAACTAGAGGCTAGGTGACAAATGTGCTATACTTAGGACTACGCTTGAAGAATGCCTGAAAGcttcagctggtgcagaatgaagCAGCTTACTATTTAAGTAGAGGTGCTTATGAACCCATAGCACCAGGTGCAATTCCAGCAGTTACTCTACTGTCTTTAAAACCCTGCATAGTCTTATACCCAGTTATCTGAGAGACCCCTTCTTGCCTCGTACTCATAGTGGCTGAGATGCTCTTAATGCCAATGCCTAAAACAGGGCGTTTGGCAGTAGGGTCTTGATCAGTAAATGGCTCCTATGATTGGCATTTGTTCCCCTTTGACAAAAATTTGGCAAGTAAGATTTAATTTTCTTTAGTATTTGGCTGTCTTTTTGTACTGCTTTACTTTGTCTGGTTTTGATTGTTACTTTGGGATTCTAGGATTAACAACTGGTCTATTCAGGGCAGTTTATTAGCAATTTTCCAtaattttggggggggaggggtgagtgagtgagtgagtgtgtgtgtgagagagagtgagagtgagagagattttaaattcaGTGAGACTAGGTTCCATGGCAAGAGGCAGgatataattaaataaaacaaacggAATGTACCTTTGTCTGCAGTCCCAGAGTGCGGAAGAACAGAATAAGATGCGTCATGAACCGAAGGAGGTGACCTGGGAGCACACTTCTGTCTTTGGAAAGCCATTTGTTAAATTCGTCCATCAAACCTGTAGCCACAAAGTACATGTCTACATTAGCTTTACAGTGGGGGAGAAGACGACAGCtgagaaatatttcaaaacaatgtatttgtaaaatatagcaaataaaaacaaagcgTGAGAGCTAGAATGTTCCAACTGGACTATATCAGTCTTATTAAAGCATAGCTCTCAACATGCTGTTCTAGTCTGAacaatgacaacatttttattcCACCAGTCTTTTTCCCAGATGTATTCATATGACTCTGCATACTTTTCtgactaaatatattttattactttttactGCTTGGACTGCTGAGGTCAATACTAGTCGAGGAGGCAGAGCTAAAGTTCTGATTGTAGAATCTTTATTGTTCGCATCATGTAAGCCAGATTAGAAATCAGCTTGACTTTCAAACTGAGTTTGCATGGTTAGAAGTTAGGAAACATTTTCACTTGTAAGTTCCCATAAAAGtaagtataaataataaaaggaattgacctttgaaaaaaaaaaaagtcacaaaacaaAGCTTACCATCCACGTCTCCCAAAATAATGAACTTCTGAATTACATGATAGTGTTCTTGGTTTTCCTCTAAAACTCTCTGAAAAACAGTTCACATTTCCTGTGAAAACCATATACACCATACAACATTCCCCATAATTGAATAGGGTGAGGGCTAACCTGAATCAAAGAACTATGCTGAAAATAGGGTACTGTTCAAAGTAGAGAGTATATACCTGGAGTACGGTCAGATACTATGGGTGCCACATAAGAAAAGAATAGAAgaactggggaaggggaagaaagggaTGTTTAAGAAATTAATGCTgttagaaaaaaaagttaaaatctaTGTGTTCTTAGTGAGAATAAAAGAGCATGATGGAGATGTATACAATTCTAAAGGCAAGAGAAAATGGATTCCACTACTAGAGTGACAGACAAGAAAATGAAGCCCAGACACATATACACAAAGAaaagcctaacaaatttattagagcataagctttcgtgagctacagctcacttcatcggatgcatccgatgaagtgagctgtagctcacgaaagcttatgctctaataaatttgttaggctctaaggtgccacaagtactccttttctttttttaaagaaaagcctGTGTGCCTTGAGGAACTAATGCATGGAACATACTAGAGATGCAACAGTAAAGGTCTTAAACACAAATTTGACATTATGGGGATAACTAGGTAGGAGTGTATATATGCGTATGCTTGTTAAATCATATTTCTATGCATGCTATCAAGTGAATATTTAACAGGGGATAAATAAATAGGTCTTCAGTCCAATCTTGTGCAAAAATGGTAATTAATACCCTGGATGTTAAAGATACTATGGATGTGTGACCTACTTAAGTGAATAAAATCTTATATTGTTCAGATTCATACTATGCATAGTATGCAAAAGCTGAAAtctcttaaagggacactgaacCAAATCACACATGAAAATTGTATCTAATATTGGTACAAGAAACaagatttgggaaaaaaaaaatttcatgtttCCTACTTTGTACATTTGAGAGCACTTGATAGTCAGCTTCACTGTTTCTTCAGTATAGTCAGCCAGTTTGCCAGAGGAAGTTGGGGTCAAGTGTACCTCATTTTTTGAATTGGACAGGTTTTTAAGTTGCCTGTATTCCTTTCATTGTCaaaggggctggctgtggggtgggatggaaaggaaataattttgcaACTTAATTCATTTGCATTCAAAAAAATATCCACTGTGGAAGCAAGAAAAGGCTTGGAAATCTATAATAGACCCTTTCAGAAGGAGATTAAAaccaaatgattttatttttttaaaaaaagagcttgCCATTGATTTCTTCAGTCCAGTGCATATTTGAGATTATTCTGTTAAATACTGGATTAAAAGCAGTTCCCTGGGACAacataaacacacaaaaatgttGACTGGAAGTTCTGTATTAAGTATTTACCTTTTTGTCTGTAGCCTGGAGTTCTTCAAAAACCTTTTCTAAAGTCCAGCttcaaaagaagagaaaaatgaaggtaCAGAAACAGTTAATTTGAATGACTGCAGATCACATATGACCTTTATTGACGTTAAAGGGCACAACGGTACTAAAGACTTACTTTGTTTCTAAATACTCTCTAGGGAGTTCTTCCAGTTCCTCTGTGGTCATTACTGATGTACGGATTTCCTGCTCCACCAGCGAATCCACCATGACCCGGAAATATGCCCAGACTGTATCTTCCCAGGTATCACAAACTGGAAGAAGCTTcatgttcaaataaaataaaaaagtctgcATTAACAGATCTAGagaaatatcaggtttcagagtagcagccgtgttagtctgtattcgcaaaaagaaaaggagtacccgtggcaccttagagactaacaaatttattagagcataagctttcgtgagctacagctcacttcatcggatgcatttggtggaaaaagcagaggagagatttatatacacacacacacacacacacacacacacagagaacatgaaacaatgggtttatcatacagtttgtatgataaacccattgtttcatgttgtgtgtgtgtgtgtgtgtgtgtgtgtgtgtgtgtataaatctctcctctgctttttccaccaaatgcatccgatgaagtgagctgtagctcacgaaagcttatgctctaataaatttgttagtctctaaggtgccacgggtactccttttcttttagagaaatatCAGAAGATGTAATGGCCATATGAGATCCCATCTAAGGTCCATATAGTCCAGTATCCTTTCTCAAATAATGGCCTCTGATGCTTCAAAGAAAGGCACAAGAAATCCTGCTGTAACCCAACCCCATTAGTTAAATGCTGGTTTTATTATGCCCAGAATCATGAGGGTTTCTGTATCTTCCA
Proteins encoded in this window:
- the NUP107 gene encoding nuclear pore complex protein Nup107 isoform X4, giving the protein MFTNLDLCNVIEDVTMSAVLLREDDPGEAATMSMYSDFLHSFLKHTSTTVFELVEEYENTCNNQVNILGKIVYRATPGQQKFSKTASVLWLLKQEMVTWRLLSSLYRDRIQSALEDETMFEIAVLNASEKTAVGILFQKDSLVRQSQLVVDWLESIAKDEIGDFSDNIEFYAKSVYWENTLHILKQRQFSTYIGSTRPLVTELDPDAPVRQKMPLDDLDREDDARLLKYLFTLIRAGMTDEAQRLCKRCGQAWRAATLEGWKLYHDPNVNGGTELEPVEGNPYRCIWKISCWRMAEDEQFNRYERAIYAALSGNLKQLLPVCDTWEDTVWAYFRVMVDSLVEQEIRTSVMTTEELEELPREYLETNWTLEKVFEELQATDKKRVLEENQEHYHVIQKFIILGDVDGLMDEFNKWLSKDRSVLPGHLLRFMTHLILFFRTLGLQTKEEVSVEILKTYIQRLISEKHTDLIAFYVSHLPQELAVAQYAIFLEDVTETEQRHHCLELAKEAGLDVATITKTVVENIRKKDTGEFTHHDLALDAGTTEEDRLKIDVIDWLVFDPGQRAEALKQSNAIMRKFLASKKHEAAKDVFVKIPQDSIAEIYNQWEEQGMDSPLPAEDDNAIREHLCIRAYLEAHETFNEWFKHMNSAPQKPTLLPQASFTERVAHEHKEKKYEMDYGIWKGLLDAVTADVKEKMYNVLLFVDGGWMVDVREDAEDDPERTHQMILLRKLCLPMICFLLHTVLHSTRQYQECLRLADVVASERHRLYVVFSKEELRKLLQKLRESSLMLLDQGFDPLGYEIQS